A segment of the Mycobacterium intracellulare ATCC 13950 genome:
GGTGAAGTAGCCGGTGCCCGGCGCCAGGGCGACGCGGGCGGCGGTGGCCGGCGAGCCGCCGCCCACCAGATCGACGGTGCGTATCGATTCGGCGACCGGCAGGGCCGAGCCCGTCAGCAGGTTCACCGAGCTGCTGGCGGCCTTGGCGGGCTTGCTCCAATAGGCGCACATGACGGGCGATTTGGCCGCATCCACCACCCCGACCTGCTGGTCGGGGTACCGCGCGGTGTCCAGCATCCGCGACACCGGCAGCTTGGCCACCGCGTCGGCGCCCAGCCGCGGCGGTTGGTCCAGCCCATAGGAATTCGTGTTCCGCAGGATCGCGGCGAGCACCGGCGAGATCTGCTGCAGGCCGTCCGGCAACACCGCGTAGTAGCGCGGCGCCCCGGAGGAGCTCTGGTCCAGGGTGTAGGACACCACGACCCCACCGATCGGTGCCGGCACGGTAAAGGGCGCCGGCGCACCGGCGTTCGGGATGCCGGGCGCGGTCAGCGGCGGGGCTTCGGGAATCGCGTTGAACAGGCCCAGGGCGATCGGGCGGGGCGCGGGGATCTCGGAGTTGCCCTGCCCCAAGCCAAGTGCGTTCGTGATCGCGTGGTCGGTGAGGTTGATCTGACTGCGCTTGCCGTCCCACAACAGCCACGTGGTGCCGTCACGGTCGGCGAGCATCGCCTGCCGCGGCGGGAGCGTGGCGGCGCGGGCGCCGCTGCTGTCCGGCCGGCCGGCGATCACCGTGACACCGGTGCTGTGTGCGGCGTGCCCCCCGGGCTCGCTGACCGCGTCGCACACCGTCCAGTTCGCATCGGTCGAGGGGTTTTGCACCATCCGTTCCGGCGCACCGGGGATGCCGATCAGGTTGCCGCGCGGAAACCGGTCCAGCTCACTGCTTTTCACCATGGTCGGGTCCACCGGCCGACCCGTGATCAGTCGGGCCGAGGTCAGGTTGAGCACCGGATGCAGATCCTCACCGACACGGACATACAGCGCGGCGGTGGACCGGTCGGCGAGCACGGCGTTGGTGCCGGCCGTCCCGTTCGGACGGATCAGCGAGAACACGAAGCAGCCGGCTAAACCGGTGACCAGCAGGACGGCGCCCATCGCCACCGCGCGCGACTGCGTGCGCAGCGGGTCGACGAGCATCCTGGTGTCGTGCAACGCGATACCGGAGGCGATCCGGCGCATCACGAAACGCCAGCCGCTCACCTGGTGCCGGGTGACGAAGCCGCGGCGGTACTCGACCTGGTCGGGATTGTCGTTGACCGGGGTGCGAGACGAGAACGAACGGCGTTCGTCGGGTTGCTGATTGGACGTCATGCCGGCACCGACAGCCCGAGGCCGCGCAGCAGCGGCTCAACCGACCTTGCGACGTCGTCGTCGGTGATCGTCATCAGCTCCTCGTCACTGAATTCGCCGGTTCCGGCGTGTTCCGAATGGTCGAGCCGGAACTCTCGTTCTTCTTCGGAGCGTTCGACGATGTTTCGGACGAATCGACCGTTACCGGCGATGTCCAGGTTGCGTCGCGAAATTCCGTTGGCATCGGGTGTCGACTCGGTCGCCAACTTCGTGAACAACTCCTCCATGTGGTCGAGCGCGGCCTTTTCGAAGATGCTGTCGCGCTGCTCGGCCATCTTGTTCGCGATCTCGACCAGTTCCGACGGTGCGTAGGAAGGGAAGTCGATGTTGCGGGTGAATCGGGAACGCAAGCCCTCGTTGGTGTCCAGGAACTTGTCCAGGTCGGCCCGGTACCCGGCGATGATGACCACCAGGCGGTCGCGGTCGTTCTCCATCCGCGCCAGCAGCGTGTCGATGGCCACCAGCCCGAAGTCGTTCTTGGCGCCGGTGGCGACCAGTGCGTAGGCCTCGTCGAGGAACAGCACGCCGTCGAGCGCGCTGTCGATGATCGCGTTGGTCTTGGCCTCGGTCTCGCCGATGTGCTGGCCGATGAGGTCGGCGCGGTGCACCTCGCGGATGTTCTCCCGCTTCAAAAGCCCCAGGCCGCAATAGATCTTGGCGACCACGCGGGCGATGGTGGTCTTACCGGTTCCGGGCGGGCCGGCGAAGACCAGGTGGTGGGCGCGCTGCGCGACCGCGAGCCCACGCTGCTTGCGGACCAGCTCCATGGCGACCGAGCTCTTCAGCCGCGACACCTGGTTCTTGACCTCTTCGAGGCCGATGAACTCGGCGAGCTGGCGTTCGGCCTCGTGCAGCAGCACGGCCTTGCGTTCGTGGGCGGCGGGGTCGACGAAATCCTCGGCGCTGGGCTCGGTTTCGGGATCCCACGGATCGGTGCGGGCTTCGATGCGCGCCGCCGTGGTGGTCACGATGCCGAAACTGGTGTCGGTCAGGGCCTGTTCGACCTGTTCGTTCTCGGGGTGGGCCGCGTACAGGTCCTGCAGCACTTCGCTCGCCGCGTCCTCGTCGACGTGGGCGCGCAGCACCAGCGCTTTGGCCAGCGCGCCGTCGACGGCCGCCACCGCGACCGGCCCCTCGGGCTCCTCCAGGTAGGACAGCGCCGGGGCGAACATGCCCAGCCGGGCCAGCGCGGTGCCGAGCGCGATCTTGGCCGCGTGCGAGAACGCCTCGTCCAGGTCCGTGTCGTTGACGATCGGGGTCAGCAGTTTGACGACGTCCGACCAGCGCTCGGCGCGGTAGTTGATGACGACGGACACCCAGCGGGCCTCACGCCAGTTCGGTCGCTCGGCCGTCAGGCCGGCGACGATCGCGTCGGCGTCAGCAAACCGTCCCGCCGTCGCGAGCGCGGCCGCGTAGGCAAGGTGGAAGTCGTCGGGAGTGGTCGCGCGGAACTGTAGATACAGTCCGGTGTCGTAGCGGAAGCCCAGCGAGTTGGGTGCCAGGTCGACCTGGCGCTGCAGCACGCCCGCGGAGGCCGCGGTGCGCGACACCGCCTCGAGCACTCGCAGGGACGTGTCTCCGGCGGCCGCCAGCCCCGTCCACGCGTCGCATTGGTCGTGGGCGATGCGGGTCAGCGCGGCGAAACCCGAACGCGCGGCGGCCAGGTCGGCCGGCCGCTGGCGTTGGTAGACGACGATGCCCAGCGCGCGACAGCAGGTGGCGAACCGGCTGACGACGTCGCCGTCAACGCGCGTGTCCACGCGCGAATTGGCCGGCTGAACTGTGAGCATGCCGGTGTCACCGTGTTCCACGGCCGCGTCTTTTCATGTATGTAGTCTCCCCTAACCTGACCCGCCTGAAGTTAGCATTGCATAAGCTAACTGTCGAGGCGTTTGGGCCTGTCCGACTCACCACTGCACTGCCCTTCTTCTACCGCCGATGAGGACGTTCTGGAGAGGGTTTAGCCGCATTTTCGGCATACTCACAGCCGCACGCCGTGCGGCCTCACAGCAAGGCCTCACCTTACTGAAAATCATTTTCATTTTCAATCCCGGCACGCCACCTCGGCGCCCACCGGCTCGGCCGAGCGGATCAGGCACGACATCGTCCGCACCGGCGCGGTCATGGCAAGGACTCCTCGACGATCGGGTTGTGCTCGACGATCGCCCCGACCCGCAGGCCGGTGGAACGATCACGCAGCCACTAGTCGGCTGGCGGACCGAAAAAGTTCCGGCGTTGGTCGCTGCCCGAGCGAACTCGCCCGGCCTCCCGTGAAATCCGCCCGAGGGCTCAGGTGCGGACGGCGCTCACCAACGTGTTGCGCGCGATCATCGGGCCGGCTTCGGTCTCCGGCCCCGGCACCGGGCGGCCGACCTCGCGCAGGTAGTCGGCCAACGGGGTGCCGACCGCGGTCCAGCCGCGGTTGCCGAACCACTCGGTGGCCGGCGCGCACTGCTCGTTGTAGACCAGCTGGAAGAACACGCGCTGGTCGCCCTGCGCGGTGGCCGCGCGTTCTTCGGCGACGGCGGTCTCGAAGTCCTCGGGGTTCATCGGGGCGCCGTCCTCGACGGCGACGTGGCTGCCGTGACCGGCCAGCCCGTCGATACCGGTGAACAGCTGCTCCTGGGCGCTCGCCGGGAGATAGATCAGCAGGCCCTCGGCGATCCACGCCGAGGGTTTGGCCGGGTCGAAGCCGCTGTCGCGCAGGGCTTGCGGCCAGTCCTCGCGCAAATCGATGGCGATCTCGCGGCGCTCGGCGCGCGGCTCGGCGCCGACGCCGGCGAGCACCTCCCGCTTGAAGTCGAGCACCTGCGGCTGGTCGAGCTCGAAGATCGTGGTCGCGGCCGGCCAGTCCAGGCGGTAGGCGCGCGAGTCCAGGCCCGCCGCCAAGACCACCACCTGTCGCACGCCCGCGTCGGCGGCGCGCCGGAAGTAGTCGTCGAAGTACTTGGTGCGGGCGCCCTGGAAGTTGACGAAGTTTTCGCCGAAGTCGGCGGTCTTCAGCTGGTGGTCGGGGTCCTTGCCGTCGAGGACGTCGGCGGCGGCACCGCCGACGGCGCGGCAGAAGATCTCCGCGTACGGATCCACGGCCAGCGG
Coding sequences within it:
- a CDS encoding class I SAM-dependent methyltransferase, with amino-acid sequence MRSEGDTWDITTSVGSTALFVATARALEAQKPDPLAVDPYAEIFCRAVGGAAADVLDGKDPDHQLKTADFGENFVNFQGARTKYFDDYFRRAADAGVRQVVVLAAGLDSRAYRLDWPAATTIFELDQPQVLDFKREVLAGVGAEPRAERREIAIDLREDWPQALRDSGFDPAKPSAWIAEGLLIYLPASAQEQLFTGIDGLAGHGSHVAVEDGAPMNPEDFETAVAEERAATAQGDQRVFFQLVYNEQCAPATEWFGNRGWTAVGTPLADYLREVGRPVPGPETEAGPMIARNTLVSAVRT
- the eccB gene encoding type VII secretion protein EccB, giving the protein MTSNQQPDERRSFSSRTPVNDNPDQVEYRRGFVTRHQVSGWRFVMRRIASGIALHDTRMLVDPLRTQSRAVAMGAVLLVTGLAGCFVFSLIRPNGTAGTNAVLADRSTAALYVRVGEDLHPVLNLTSARLITGRPVDPTMVKSSELDRFPRGNLIGIPGAPERMVQNPSTDANWTVCDAVSEPGGHAAHSTGVTVIAGRPDSSGARAATLPPRQAMLADRDGTTWLLWDGKRSQINLTDHAITNALGLGQGNSEIPAPRPIALGLFNAIPEAPPLTAPGIPNAGAPAPFTVPAPIGGVVVSYTLDQSSSGAPRYYAVLPDGLQQISPVLAAILRNTNSYGLDQPPRLGADAVAKLPVSRMLDTARYPDQQVGVVDAAKSPVMCAYWSKPAKAASSSVNLLTGSALPVAESIRTVDLVGGGSPATAARVALAPGTGYFTQTVGGGPNSPGAGSLFWVSDTGVRYGIDNEAEHSAAGQNKTVEALGLTGSPVPIPWSVLSLFASGPTLSRADALLAHDGLTPDQKPGRVTAAAREAEGAPR
- the eccA3 gene encoding type VII secretion system ESX-3 AAA family ATPase EccA3; this encodes MEHGDTGMLTVQPANSRVDTRVDGDVVSRFATCCRALGIVVYQRQRPADLAAARSGFAALTRIAHDQCDAWTGLAAAGDTSLRVLEAVSRTAASAGVLQRQVDLAPNSLGFRYDTGLYLQFRATTPDDFHLAYAAALATAGRFADADAIVAGLTAERPNWREARWVSVVINYRAERWSDVVKLLTPIVNDTDLDEAFSHAAKIALGTALARLGMFAPALSYLEEPEGPVAVAAVDGALAKALVLRAHVDEDAASEVLQDLYAAHPENEQVEQALTDTSFGIVTTTAARIEARTDPWDPETEPSAEDFVDPAAHERKAVLLHEAERQLAEFIGLEEVKNQVSRLKSSVAMELVRKQRGLAVAQRAHHLVFAGPPGTGKTTIARVVAKIYCGLGLLKRENIREVHRADLIGQHIGETEAKTNAIIDSALDGVLFLDEAYALVATGAKNDFGLVAIDTLLARMENDRDRLVVIIAGYRADLDKFLDTNEGLRSRFTRNIDFPSYAPSELVEIANKMAEQRDSIFEKAALDHMEELFTKLATESTPDANGISRRNLDIAGNGRFVRNIVERSEEEREFRLDHSEHAGTGEFSDEELMTITDDDVARSVEPLLRGLGLSVPA